From Macrobrachium rosenbergii isolate ZJJX-2024 chromosome 17, ASM4041242v1, whole genome shotgun sequence, one genomic window encodes:
- the LOC136847702 gene encoding uncharacterized protein — MKLKRLVSSLALLTALSLPITFAEDWSWGAVEDASTSPPSENSTSGFDTFESNNSSEVEPSDREPRFLGFSEKLCSLGIGTKCDKKLYPDAVDSHYGPPPVVGSSLTSSSYATLDYDNYGKEGHGYPSVPSKASAGGIKPFFVPPKPYPQSFVKPHPVQPDTHHISPTYEAPKPTYKVPEPTYEAPKPAYKAPNPSHITVSHGHVKPSSVVQHIHTHTHIHQGVQENAPSGSAVFVSTGSAIPSFGKTIVQSPFEGHITGPESEPTIPSGPSITSVISAGTVPPVGDKFSGSGFHSTGQAGSGILQSTSAGVASSGVFSSATFGGQAIGNFGNQVSGTGFQSSGQSGSVFQPISNGVSSAVSSGTISPFKGQVGGAFGDQTSSTGFHSSGVFGSGTFQSKVTPGDIQQTSFGGHVSGIGFQSSGQPGSVSQTISNGVASSVSGGNIPPFKGQVGGAFGDQTSSTGFHSSGLFGSGTIPSKVIPSVSTGDIKQSSFGGHVSSIGFQSSGQSGSVFQTISNGVGSSVSGGNIPPFKGLVGGTFGDQTSSNGFHSSGVFGSGTIPSKVIPSVSTGVIQQSSFGGHVTGSEFQSTINVGSGVPAVQTRPFTGSIIEENTPGYQEGCRCVAKHLCPIGDIIPRRSSIDIRELIDARSRASEILSNATDLEETEITTTIAPEFETVIPDSGEESRQKRDILTTDTHAHDDVDYQERQFSGYVPGLTGCESHHVCCRNPVYAPRKKHQTCGKSNAAGLLGRVKNPSFVNDDSEFAEYPWQAAILKLDQSESVYVCGAVLISDRHLLTAAHCVKGLHSNTMIIRMGDWDVTTAAEFYQHVEIPVSEVVIHPEYYAGNLQNDIALLTLQYSVDFDKNPHISPVCLPEKYDSFIGQRCHSTGWGKDAHGDGGKFQRVLKEVEVPVLSHLQCQKALRLTRLGASFSLPEGNICAGGEEGRDTCEGDGGGPLVCPGHNGHAQLVGLVSWGIGCGKVGIPGVYVDVAHYLEWIRANSH, encoded by the exons ATGAAACTAAAAC GTTTGGTGAGTAGCTTAGCGCTCTTAACAGCTCTGAGCCTACCAATAACTTTTGCGGAAGACTGGTCATGGGGTGCTGTGGAGGATGCCTCGACCTCTCCACCCTCAGAAAATTCAACGTCCGGTTTTGACACATTCGAAAGCAATAACAGCAGTGAAGTGGAACCCTCTGACCGAGAGCCACGCTTCCTGGGATTCAGTGAAAAGCTATGCTCACTTGGGATTGGTACCAAG TGCGACAAGAAACTCTACCCAGATGCTGTAGATTCTCACTATGGTCCTCCACCTGTTGTTGGTTCTTCTTTAACCTCCAGCAGCTATGCGACCCTTGATTATGATAATTACGGTAAGGAAGGGCATGGATATCCTTCTGTACCTTCAAAAGCTTCTGCTGGAGGTATTAAGCctttctttgtgccacccaaacCATATCcacaatcctttgtaaaaccccATCCAGTTCAGCCTGACACTCACCATATAAGCCCAACATACGAAGCCCCTAAGCCTACATAtaaggtaccagaaccaacataTGAGGCGCCAAAGCCTGCATATAAAGCACCAAACCCTTCTCATATCACTGTATCTCATGGACATGTAAAGCCATCTTCTGTAGTACAGCACATTCACACTCATACCCATATTCACCAAGGAGTACAAGAAAATGCCCCATCGGGTTCTGCAGTTTTTGTATCTACAGGAAGTGCTATACCTTCCTTTGGTAAGACAATTGTTCAGAGTCCTTTTGAAGGCCATATTACTGGGCCAGAATCTGAACCTACCATTCCATCTGGGCCCAGCATTACTTCAGTCATTTCTGCTGGAACTGTACCTCCCGTAGGAGATAAGTTCAGTGGTAGTGGATTTCACTCCACTGGACAAGCTGGTTCTGGAATCTTGCAGTCAACTTCTGCTGGAGTTGCCTCCTCTGGAGTCTTTTCATCTGCTACCTTTGGAGGTCAAGCGATTGGTAATTTTGGAAACCAGGTTAGTGGTACTGGTTTCCAATCTTCAGGCCAATCTGGCTCAGTCTTCCAACCCATTTCTAATGGGGTTTCATCAGCTGTGTCTAGTGGAACTATCTCACCTTTTAAGGGTCAGGTAGGGGGTGCATTTGGAGATCAGACCAGTAGCACTGGATTCCATTCCTCAGGAGTATTTGGATCTGGAACATTTCAATCTAAAGTTACCCCTGGAGATATCCAGCAAACATCTTTTGGAGGCCATGTTAGTGGTATTGGATTCCAGTCTTCAGGCCAACCTGGCTCAGTCTCCCAAACAATTTCTAATGGAGTTGCATCCTCTGTGTCTGGTGGAAATATCCCACCTTTTAAGGGTCAAGTAGGGGGTGCATTTGGAGATCAGACCAGTAGTACTGGATTCCATTCCTCAGGATTATTTGGATCTGGAACCATTCCATCTAAAGTTATCCCATCTGTGTCTACTGGAGATATCAAGCAATCATCTTTCGGAGGCCATGTTAGCAGTATTGGATTCCAGTCTTCAGGACAGTCTGGTTCAGTCTTCCAAACAATTTCTAATGGAGTTGGATCTTCTGTGTCTGGTGGAAATATCCCACCTTTTAAGGGTCTGGTAGGGGGTACATTTGGAGATCAGACCAGTAGTAATGGGTTCCATTCCTCAGGAGTATTTGGATCAGGAACCATTCCATCTAAAGTTATCCCGTCAGTGTCTACTGGAGTTATCCAGCAATCATCTTTTGGAGGTCATGTAACCGGGAGTGAATTCCAGTCAACAATAAATGTAGGAAGTGGAGTTCCAGCTGTACAAACCCGTCCATTCACTGGATCAATCATTGAAGAGAACACACCCGGATATCAAGAAGGATGTCGCTGTGTTGCCAAACACCTTTGCCCTATTGGTGATATTATTCCTCGTCGTTCTTCCATTGACATTAGAGAACTTATTGACGCACGTTCAAGGGCCTCAGAAATCCTTTCAAATGCAACAGATCTAGAAGAAACCGAGATCACCACAACCATTGCCCCTGAATTTGAGACTGTCATTCCTGACAGCGGGGAAGAGTCTCGTCAGAAAAGAGACATACTCACAACTGACACTCATGCCCATGATGATGTGGACTATCAAGAG CGCCAGTTTTCAGGCTATGTCCCTGGACTAACTGGATGTGAATCCCACCACGTGTGCTGCAGAAACCCTGTTTATGCTCCTCGTAAAAAACACCAAACTTGTGGAAAAAGTAATGCTGCTGGTCTTCTGGGTCGAGTGAAAAATCCATCTTTTGTGAATGATGATTCCGAGTTCGCCGAGTACCCCTGGCAAGCAGCCATTTTGAAACTTGATCAAAGCGAGAGTGTTTATGTGTGTGGTGCAGTTCTTATATCTGACAGACATCTCCTAACAGCGGCTCACTGCGTGAAAGG CTTGCACTCAAACACCATGATCATCCGCATGGGTGACTGGGATGTAACTACAGCAGCAGAATTTTATCAACACGTTGAAATTCCAGTATCAGAAGTCGTCATCCATCCAGAGTATTATGCTGGTAATCTCCAGAACGATATCGCTCTATTGACACTACAGTACTCCGTTGATTTTGATAAAAA CCCGCACATCTCGCCGGTGTGCCTTCCTGAGAAATACGACAGCTTCATCGGTCAGCGATGCCATTCCACTGGATGGGGTAAAGATGCCCACGGAGATGGAGGGAAATTCCAAAGGGTTTTGAAGGAAGTGGAGGTTCCAGTCTTGTCTCATTTACAGTGCCAAAAAGCCTTGAGGCTCACTCGCTTGGGCGCATCGTTCTCACTCCCCGAAGGCAACATCTGCGCAGGTGGCGAGGAAGGACGAGATACTTGCGAG GGTGATGGTGGCGGTCCCTTGGTATGCCCTGGGCACAATGGCCATGCTCAGTTGGTGGGTCTGGTATCATGGGGCATTGGCTGTGGCAAAGTGGGTATCCCTGGTGTTTATGTCGATGTAGCTCACTACCTGGAATGGATAAGAGCTAATTCCCATTAA